In Gemmata obscuriglobus, a single genomic region encodes these proteins:
- a CDS encoding DUF1559 domain-containing protein gives MFRTRTPRALRGAFTLIELLVVIAIIAILIGLLLPAVQKVREAAARMSCSNNLKQISLAAHNYASANECLPPGFNSASYVGSLAYLSPFIEQDNIFKLIEQTKLTIPATGGSWWGGASWTAANNHVKTFLCPSDNARDTPTAGIFAYYYTTGTTLTGGVFGPGYPNLGRTNYVASAGALGDTSNNGTVAPNAFYQQYKGPYFVNSKTKLTDITDGTSNTIGFGETLGGNGQSDYRASWMGAGALPTAWGTIDPPSWVSFGSKHSGIVLFSNCDGSVVSMKKISGGTDWFTTRWYDQQRRAGMSDGQVIGNDV, from the coding sequence ATGTTCCGTACTCGCACTCCCCGCGCACTGCGCGGGGCCTTCACACTGATTGAATTGCTGGTGGTAATCGCGATCATCGCGATCTTGATCGGTCTCTTGCTCCCTGCGGTCCAGAAGGTCCGCGAAGCCGCGGCTCGGATGTCGTGCAGCAACAACCTTAAGCAGATCAGCCTCGCGGCGCACAACTACGCCAGCGCGAACGAGTGCCTGCCGCCCGGCTTCAACTCCGCCAGCTACGTCGGGTCGCTCGCGTACCTGTCGCCGTTCATTGAACAGGACAACATTTTCAAGCTGATCGAGCAAACGAAATTGACGATCCCGGCGACGGGTGGGTCGTGGTGGGGCGGGGCGAGCTGGACCGCAGCCAACAACCACGTCAAAACATTCCTATGCCCGTCAGATAACGCCCGCGACACACCGACAGCGGGAATCTTCGCGTACTACTACACCACCGGCACGACGCTCACCGGCGGGGTGTTCGGTCCAGGCTACCCGAACCTCGGACGGACCAACTATGTGGCCAGTGCGGGCGCACTGGGTGACACGAGCAACAATGGAACGGTGGCGCCCAACGCCTTCTATCAGCAGTACAAAGGGCCGTACTTCGTTAACTCCAAGACGAAGTTGACGGACATTACGGACGGTACGAGCAACACGATCGGGTTCGGTGAAACCTTGGGCGGCAACGGGCAAAGCGACTACCGGGCGAGTTGGATGGGGGCCGGGGCCCTGCCGACCGCGTGGGGCACCATCGACCCGCCGTCGTGGGTTTCGTTCGGAAGCAAGCACAGCGGTATCGTTCTGTTCAGCAACTGCGACGGATCGGTCGTCTCAATGAAGAAGATCAGCGGCGGCACCGATTGGTTCACCACCCGCTGGTATGACCAGCAGCGCCGGGCCGGCATGAGCGACGGACAAGTCATTGGTAACGATGTGTAA
- a CDS encoding sugar phosphate isomerase/epimerase family protein → MGRPILLFSGPWADLPLDSLATKAAGWGYSGFELCCWGDHLEVQRGLSDDGYSPARLDLLARQDLQVPVIANHKIGQAVCDVIDKRHQSLLPDYVWGDGSPEGVQQRAAEEMKATFRLAERLGAGVVSGFTGSPIWGYVAGYPAPRPDVISDALRQFARQWHPILDAAREAGVRFACEVHPGQLAFDLYSAELVLDALDGREEFGFTFDPSHMHWQGFDPVEFLRRFPDRIYHVHIKDAQLTLNGRAGVLAGYWPSGDPRAGWQFRSPGHGGIDWVSIVRTLNAIGYDGPLSVDWHDPGMDREYGAADALRFLKSIDFDPPSHGPKAFRG, encoded by the coding sequence ATGGGACGACCGATCCTGCTGTTCAGCGGCCCGTGGGCCGACCTCCCGCTCGATTCGCTGGCGACCAAAGCGGCGGGGTGGGGTTACTCGGGGTTCGAGCTGTGCTGCTGGGGCGATCACCTCGAGGTGCAGCGCGGCTTGTCCGACGACGGCTACTCGCCGGCCCGCCTGGACCTCCTCGCGCGGCAGGACCTCCAAGTTCCGGTTATCGCAAACCACAAGATCGGTCAGGCCGTTTGCGATGTCATCGACAAGCGGCACCAGTCCCTGCTCCCGGACTACGTTTGGGGGGACGGTTCGCCCGAAGGGGTGCAGCAGCGCGCCGCCGAGGAGATGAAGGCCACGTTCCGCCTGGCCGAGCGGCTCGGGGCCGGCGTGGTCAGCGGGTTCACGGGGTCCCCCATTTGGGGATACGTCGCGGGTTACCCGGCCCCGCGCCCGGATGTCATTTCCGACGCGCTCAGGCAGTTCGCGCGCCAGTGGCACCCGATCCTCGACGCCGCGCGCGAGGCCGGGGTGCGGTTCGCGTGCGAGGTCCACCCCGGTCAACTCGCGTTCGACTTGTACTCGGCAGAACTGGTGCTCGACGCCCTCGACGGGCGCGAGGAGTTCGGGTTCACGTTCGACCCGAGCCACATGCACTGGCAGGGGTTCGACCCGGTCGAGTTCTTGCGTCGGTTCCCCGACCGCATTTATCATGTCCACATCAAAGACGCGCAGCTTACGCTGAACGGGCGGGCCGGCGTGCTGGCGGGCTACTGGCCCAGCGGCGACCCCCGCGCCGGGTGGCAGTTCCGCTCGCCGGGGCACGGCGGAATCGACTGGGTGAGCATCGTTCGCACGCTGAACGCGATCGGCTACGACGGGCCGCTGTCGGTGGACTGGCACGACCCGGGAATGGACCGCGAGTACGGCGCCGCGGACGCCTTGCGGTTCCTGAAATCCATCGACTTCGATCCGCCGAGCCACGGCCCGAAAGCGTTTCGCGGGTGA
- a CDS encoding RNA polymerase sigma factor, with protein MVAASDTDTDLLRRFQAGDSGALEALFARYEEPVFRFLIGVLKDHHAAEDALQETFVQALRNLDAVAADTFRGWLFTIAYRQAMLLKRKAKRVPTQADPLVLLGLVGDGPADQRADTADDARRVRELLTLLPGPQREVILARVLDGKTFREVAAALGCPLNTALARMHDGLKKLRQLWEARYA; from the coding sequence ATGGTCGCAGCAAGTGACACCGACACGGACCTCCTCCGCCGGTTTCAGGCGGGCGACTCCGGGGCGCTGGAAGCCCTGTTCGCCCGTTACGAGGAGCCGGTGTTCCGCTTCCTGATCGGCGTACTCAAGGACCACCACGCGGCCGAGGACGCGCTCCAGGAAACGTTCGTCCAGGCGCTCCGGAACCTCGACGCGGTCGCGGCCGACACGTTCCGCGGGTGGCTGTTCACGATCGCCTACCGGCAGGCCATGCTGCTCAAGCGCAAGGCCAAGCGCGTCCCGACGCAGGCCGACCCGCTGGTCCTGCTCGGGCTGGTCGGCGACGGGCCGGCCGATCAGCGGGCCGACACCGCGGACGACGCCCGTCGGGTCCGCGAATTGCTTACGCTGCTACCCGGACCCCAGCGCGAAGTGATTCTGGCACGGGTCCTGGATGGTAAGACGTTCCGCGAAGTGGCGGCCGCACTGGGCTGCCCGCTCAACACCGCACTGGCCCGGATGCACGACGGGCTGAAAAAGCTCCGTCAGCTTTGGGAGGCCCGATATGCCTGA
- a CDS encoding NUDIX hydrolase: MRPAEIFRFCPRCGHPRPDANVGHTPLQCPGCGFTFFFNPTVAGAAFIFRSDGQILLIRREKDPAAGKFGVPGGFLDFGESAEEGTRREVREEVGLELHNLRFVTSFPNLYPYREVLYPVVDLYFSAEAVDPERAAALDAVRSIEWRRLGDVPDEEMAFDSLRVALRALRAANPDLR, encoded by the coding sequence ATGCGCCCGGCCGAGATCTTTCGCTTCTGTCCGCGGTGCGGCCACCCGCGCCCGGACGCCAACGTCGGGCACACCCCGCTCCAGTGCCCGGGGTGCGGGTTCACGTTCTTCTTCAACCCCACCGTCGCGGGCGCGGCGTTCATCTTCCGGTCAGATGGCCAGATTTTGCTCATCCGCCGCGAGAAAGATCCCGCCGCCGGGAAGTTCGGCGTGCCCGGCGGGTTCCTCGATTTCGGCGAGTCGGCCGAAGAGGGCACCCGGCGCGAGGTCCGCGAGGAAGTCGGGCTCGAACTGCACAACCTGCGGTTCGTCACCTCGTTCCCCAACCTCTACCCCTACCGCGAGGTGCTCTACCCGGTCGTGGACCTATACTTTTCGGCGGAAGCGGTCGATCCCGAACGCGCCGCCGCCCTGGACGCGGTCCGCAGCATCGAATGGCGCCGCCTGGGTGACGTACCGGACGAGGAAATGGCCTTCGATTCCCTTCGCGTCGCGCTCCGCGCGCTGCGGGCCGCAAATCCCGATCTCCGGTAG